Proteins encoded within one genomic window of Planctomycetota bacterium:
- a CDS encoding HEAT repeat domain-containing protein, whose amino-acid sequence MLKKLVIAFCLILVITGFVFSQMQQLEIEIFPEPAAPTPSTSQGNMSTCADFNNIKSLWTASVNFKPVGKEGLEEKRKTTQQQLDTYVKSMEKNSFSGRWVRNFLESEFDNLFLFIGCREKLLQDKNIPEDESINAFKKELNFCYEGVKTLETFKEYDWWMGEMIENRCQRAFQTVRKTSFKKKLSTLNLNTEQYKEFIIKIIDGLFDYKQKIKPSAKPATLGKTKEPLKDVKIKTPKGQWTEHKREGNELFETDILEITAKEEQKIMLADRRYIVLEAEAIMTGWEIYPAIPETLNKDIARLIELLNADDWETRENATNELISIGEPTISAVEKACAHVEPEVRMRANYILKKIKRGNVDEQVRAVLEPYLKTGRYPNGQEWKQLTEQLLSLGEAARIIEVLEIIQGEQAQNTQQWYIMQQFLQMIRPRMRR is encoded by the coding sequence ATGCTAAAAAAACTGGTGATTGCCTTTTGTTTAATATTAGTGATAACCGGTTTCGTATTCAGCCAAATGCAACAGCTTGAAATTGAAATCTTCCCTGAACCGGCCGCACCAACCCCATCTACAAGCCAGGGGAACATGTCTACTTGCGCTGATTTCAATAATATTAAAAGCTTATGGACCGCTTCGGTAAACTTTAAACCGGTCGGCAAGGAAGGATTGGAAGAAAAGCGCAAAACCACTCAGCAACAGCTAGATACCTATGTTAAATCGATGGAAAAGAACTCTTTTTCCGGTCGATGGGTAAGAAATTTCCTTGAATCCGAATTCGACAATCTCTTTTTATTTATAGGCTGCCGGGAAAAACTGCTGCAGGATAAAAATATTCCTGAGGACGAATCAATAAACGCCTTTAAAAAAGAATTGAACTTCTGCTACGAAGGCGTTAAAACCCTGGAAACCTTCAAAGAATATGACTGGTGGATGGGAGAAATGATTGAAAACCGCTGCCAGCGCGCTTTCCAAACCGTGCGTAAAACCTCTTTTAAGAAAAAACTTTCCACACTCAACCTAAACACAGAACAATACAAAGAATTCATCATCAAAATAATAGACGGGCTTTTCGATTACAAGCAAAAAATTAAGCCCTCCGCCAAACCGGCAACCCTTGGAAAAACGAAAGAACCATTAAAAGACGTTAAAATTAAAACCCCGAAAGGCCAATGGACTGAACATAAACGAGAAGGTAATGAACTCTTCGAAACAGACATACTGGAAATCACTGCCAAGGAAGAACAGAAAATAATGCTGGCAGACAGGCGCTATATCGTCCTGGAAGCTGAAGCCATCATGACCGGATGGGAAATTTATCCTGCCATACCGGAAACACTGAATAAAGATATTGCCCGCCTGATCGAACTCTTAAACGCCGATGATTGGGAAACCAGGGAAAATGCCACCAATGAGCTTATTTCAATCGGCGAGCCGACTATTTCCGCCGTGGAAAAAGCGTGCGCACATGTTGAGCCGGAAGTAAGAATGCGGGCAAATTATATATTAAAGAAAATCAAACGGGGTAATGTCGACGAACAAGTCCGCGCCGTCTTGGAACCATACTTAAAAACCGGCAGATATCCGAACGGCCAGGAATGGAAACAGCTGACTGAACAATTGCTATCCTTGGGCGAAGCAGCACGCATCATAGAAGTGCTCGAAATAATCCAGGGGGAACAAGCCCAAAACACCCAGCAATGGTATATCATGCAGCAATTCTTGCAAATGATACGGCCCAGAATGCGCAGGTAA
- a CDS encoding aminotransferase class V-fold PLP-dependent enzyme, which yields MTNIIYLDNAATTFPKPPEIYDFMIDFYRTNGVNPGRTGCDLALAAEKMINDTRQMLTKFFGAKGDYNRLVFSYNASDSLNIIINGVLNKGDHVVSTVMEHNSVLRPLNFLQKEGKITVDWAKADKKGLVAPDEIKRLIRKNTKLVIVNHGSNVVGSIQPIKEIGAICRAKGILFAIDAAQTAGMVPINMEEINIDLLAFTGHKSLFGPTGIGGLYVREGVDVKPLRHGGTGVRSAYPYHLEEYPWRLECGTLNMVGIAGLYAGQKWIAKQGFDNIRQHEMKLAKKLVEGLYGIEGVTVYCPKNMENRLPVISVNVDGFESADVGVQLDVDHDIITRTGLHCAPKVHETIGTIKAGTTRLSIGPFNTIQHIETAISAVKGIAQAGLQRVNQNKIVYETSLES from the coding sequence ATGACTAACATTATTTACCTCGATAATGCCGCAACCACTTTCCCCAAACCCCCCGAAATATACGATTTCATGATTGATTTTTACCGTACAAACGGGGTTAATCCGGGACGGACCGGTTGCGATTTGGCTCTGGCTGCGGAAAAAATGATAAACGATACGCGCCAGATGCTTACTAAGTTCTTCGGCGCAAAAGGCGATTATAACCGCCTGGTATTTTCCTATAATGCCAGTGATTCACTCAACATCATTATTAATGGTGTCTTAAATAAAGGCGACCATGTGGTTTCTACCGTGATGGAACATAATTCCGTCTTGCGCCCCTTGAATTTCCTGCAGAAGGAAGGCAAAATCACGGTCGATTGGGCAAAGGCGGATAAAAAAGGCTTGGTCGCACCGGATGAAATCAAACGCCTTATCCGCAAGAACACCAAGCTGGTCATCGTAAACCACGGCTCTAATGTCGTGGGAAGCATACAGCCGATCAAGGAAATAGGCGCGATATGCCGCGCTAAAGGAATACTTTTTGCCATAGACGCCGCCCAAACCGCCGGCATGGTTCCAATTAACATGGAAGAAATAAATATAGATTTACTGGCTTTTACCGGGCACAAATCGCTTTTCGGGCCAACCGGAATCGGCGGCCTATATGTCCGTGAAGGAGTTGACGTGAAACCATTACGCCACGGCGGAACCGGCGTTCGTTCGGCTTATCCGTATCATCTGGAAGAATACCCCTGGCGACTTGAATGCGGCACGCTTAATATGGTCGGCATTGCCGGACTCTATGCCGGCCAAAAATGGATAGCCAAACAGGGATTCGATAATATCAGGCAACACGAGATGAAACTGGCAAAAAAACTGGTCGAGGGCTTATATGGAATAGAAGGCGTAACCGTTTATTGCCCGAAAAATATGGAAAACAGGCTGCCGGTAATTTCCGTAAATGTTGATGGTTTTGAATCGGCCGATGTCGGGGTCCAGCTTGATGTCGACCATGATATCATCACCCGCACCGGACTTCACTGCGCCCCCAAAGTCCATGAAACCATCGGAACAATCAAAGCCGGCACTACCAGGCTTTCTATCGGACCATTCAATACCATCCAGCATATCGAAACGGCAATAAGCGCCGTTAAGGGAATCGCCCAGGCAGGCTTGCAAAGGGTAAACCAGAATAAAATAGTTTATGAAACATCGCTGGAATCTTAA
- a CDS encoding TusE/DsrC/DsvC family sulfur relay protein encodes MEEGKTIIKLPDGREIEVDKEGFMVHPELWSEEIAVSFAKLEGIETLTEEHWSVIKYIRNHYLENDLAPMVRSICKTTCLPLKKIYELFPAGPAKGACKWAGLPKPDGCV; translated from the coding sequence ATGGAAGAAGGAAAAACAATCATTAAATTGCCCGATGGCAGGGAAATCGAAGTTGATAAAGAAGGTTTTATGGTTCACCCTGAATTATGGAGCGAGGAGATTGCCGTATCCTTCGCCAAACTTGAAGGGATTGAAACCTTAACCGAAGAGCACTGGTCGGTGATAAAATATATCAGGAACCACTATCTGGAAAACGACCTTGCCCCCATGGTCAGAAGTATCTGCAAAACCACCTGCCTGCCGTTAAAAAAGATATACGAACTCTTCCCGGCCGGTCCTGCCAAAGGCGCTTGCAAATGGGCCGGGCTTCCCAAACCTGACGGCTGTGTTTAA